A single Clostridia bacterium DNA region contains:
- a CDS encoding four helix bundle protein encodes MKSQIIRAAATSIGANIAEGNGQLYKKKQINFLNNALGSASETRHWLVIAADNGYISQEDYDKLEEKTVEIIKMLISFIREITG; translated from the coding sequence ATAAAATCACAAATAATAAGGGCCGCCGCTACCTCTATTGGGGCCAATATAGCTGAGGGTAACGGCCAGCTTTATAAGAAAAAACAAATCAATTTCCTTAATAATGCACTCGGCAGCGCATCGGAAACGCGCCATTGGCTTGTTATTGCTGCTGATAATGGATATATTTCTCAAGAAGATTATGACAAGCTTGAAGAAAAAACAGTTGAAATAATAAAAATGCTGATTAGTTTTATACGGGAAATTACAGGCTAA